TTGGTACTTCTAAAACACCGATTTGCTTACCGCCTTGTTTCATGATCTTCGATTTAACCGCTCGGTCTTCAAGGCGAATCTTATCTCGAACAATTGTGACAACGTGACTTTTTGCATCTTTCCCTTCTGGGATAACCTGCAAGTTCACTTTGGTCCCTTTTGGACCTTTAATCAACTGAACAACATCATCAAGGCGCCAACCAACCACATCGACAATTTTCTCGCCGTCTTGACCAACACCAATAATTTTATCGCCTTCAGCAAGTTGCTTACCCTTTTCAGCCGGGCCGCCTTTCACCAAAGAACGAACAACAGTGTAGTCATCAGTATCTTGAAGAACCGCACCAATTCCTTCGAGAGACAAATTCATCTCTGTTTGGAATTGTTCAGCGCTACGTGGTGAAAGATAACTTGTGTGGGGGTCAATAGAACGAGCGAACGCATTCATATACATTTGGAAGACGTCTTCGCTGTGGGTTTGCGTCAAACGCTTAATCGCATTGTCATAACGTTTGGTTAGCGTCTTTTTGATTTCAGGCCACTCTTTGCCTGCGAGCTTTAGGTTCAACGCATCGTATTTGACACGTTTACGCCATAAGTCATCAAGCTCCGCGACCGATTTTGGCCAAGCCTCTTCAGAACGGTCTAACTCGATTGACTCATCGGTGTCGAACTTAATTTCATGATCAAGCAGTGATAAAGCGTATTGGTAACGCTCAAAGCGTTTTTTCTCAGACAAGTTATACAAATCGAAAGCGATTTGGTTCTCACCTGCCTTAAGTTGATCATCCAGTTCCATCGACCAAGTTTTAAAAGAATCGATGTCCGCTTGAGTAAATATGTTGTGGTTGTAATCCAACATATTTAGGTAGCGATCAAAAATTTTCTTCGAAAACGCGTCGTCGAGATTGAAGTGTTTGTAATGAGAACGGGTGAATCGAGAAGTTACTCGCTTGCTTGCAATTTCATGTTGAGCTTGAGGTGCAAGTACAGGCAGATCTGATTCATGAATGGTGGCTTCGACAGCCTCAGCTGAAAAGGCTGCTAGCCAAACGCTAGCAGCAATCAGAGTCAATTTTGAACGGCATTTCATGCGTAGGAATGTCTCCTTTATGCGCGTAGATGCTCCACTTTCACAACCATTTGTAGGCCGTTGCCAAGTTGAACACGCACATCTTCCTTATTGATTTCAACAATGGTCGCTGCCATGTTGCCTTTGCCCATGTTGACATTCACTTGTTTACCAACGATTACTTCATCAGCATTCAAAGAACGAGTTTCCACTGGCTTTTCTGCTTTAGGTGCTGATTTCGCTTGTGGACGACGAGGCTGTTGAGGCTTTTTCGCTTTTGGCGATTTGGCTTTTGCTTCTTCACGAGCTTTTTTGTTTTGCTCTTTACGACGCGCTTCTACACGTGCTTTGCTTTCTGCAAGAGCTGCTTGAGCATGTTCAACATGTTCTTGCTCTAGCGCACCGCTCTCATTGCCATCTAAGTCCACACGTACAGCACCAGGTTTAACACCATGCAGGTAGCGCCATGAAGAAGTATACTGTCTTAACGCAGCACGCAGCTGAGTTTTACTCACTTTCGGGTCGTCATTTAGGCGATCAGCAAGGTCTTGAAAAATACCAATTTTCAATGGTTTTGCTTCACCTTCTAAAGTAAAGCATTTAGGGAAACATTCAGCAATATATGCAATCACTTCTTTGCTGTTTTTTAACTTTTCAGTGTTTTCCATGAGGATTCCTGGTTCGTGCGGCTTAATATCCGCTAAACATTTTGACAAATATGTCCGGTATTATAGTGACCTGTCTAGGAAAAACCACAGGTAAACACCAATTTATGCGTTGTTAGCGTGTGAATTGAGCAGGTTTTCCACTTCAGTCATCAAATTGGTCAATCCTTGTTGATCAATTTCACTAAATCGGCCAATAGATGGACTATCAATATCCAGTACACCTGCAACTTTACCATTGATAGAAAAAGGAATAACCAATTCAGAGTTACTTGCCGCATCACAAGCAATATGTCCTTCAAATTCGTGCACATCATAAATACGTTGCACGCTATTTGTTGACACTGCTGTACCACACACACCTTTACCAACCGGAATGCGAACGCAAGCAGGTAAACCTTGGAATGGGCCTAATACCAGCTCATCATTGTCCATTAAATAGAACCCGACCCAGTTTAGGTCTTCTAGCTCCATATTTAATAAGGCACTGACATTGGCAAGGTTGGCAATAAGATTAGGTTCAGATTCCACCAGAGAAACCGCTTGTTTGGTTAAGCGTTGGTATTGTTCGATATTCATAAAAACTTCCGATTGAAAAAAACAAAGACTTCACTTCGAGTAGTTCGTACAATGTTGCCTTACTTTTTATAAGGATGCATTCCCCACTCTAATGACGTACTCCAGTGACACTATTAACGGTTCTTGGCTGATAACACAAGCGAAAAGACATAAGTCAAAGCTGATTCTCGCCAACATTATTGCCCTGCTTGCTACCGCAGTAAGCGTTCCTGTTCCACTTTTAATGCCATTAATGGTGGATGAAGTTCTATTGGATAAGCCTGGTAAAGGCTTAGCACTCATGAACCAGGTTCTCCCTGGGGCATGGCAAACCGCGACTGGATACATCTTTTTTACACTGTTTTTAGTGGTTCTCATGAGAACCATAGGACAGTTACTTAACATCTTGCAAAACCGCCAGTTTACGTTGGTTTCCAAAACCATCACGTATCAAATGCGCTGCAAGATGATTGATAAATTGGGGCGAATTAGCATAAAACAATATGAGACTCGGGGAAGTGGTGGAATAAACGCCCATTTGATCACAGATATAGAAACGATTGACCAATTTATCGGCACTACGCTGAGTAAGTTTTTAATTGGCTTACTCACTGTCACCGCCACTGCCGCAGTGCTCCTCTGGTTAGATTGGCGTTTAGGGCTGTTTATTTTATTGGTCAACCCAGTTGTTTTATATTTCTCGCGTAAACTCGGCAGCAATGTTAAGTCGCTTAAAAAACGAGAGAATCAAGCTTTTGAGACTTTCCAAAGCCGATTAGTCGAAACACTAGACGGTATCTATCAATTACGTGCAGCAAACCGAGAACGAGAGTTTCTACACCGACTTAAAGCCCAAGCCAATGATGTGAGAATCAACGCAGATAAGTACGCTTGGCAATCTGAAGCCGCAGGCCGTCTCTCTTTTCTGCTCTTTTTAATGGGCTTTGAGCTGTTTCGCGCCATGGCCATGCTCATGGTGCTGTTTAGTGATATGACCATCGGTCAAATCTTTGCGGTATTCAGCTACTTATGGTTTATGCTCAGCCCAGTGCAAGAGCTACTTGGAATTCAATTTTCTTGGTATGGTGCCAAAGCAGCGCTCAAACGCATTAACGACCTGTTAAGCTTAGAAGAAGAACATCGCCCTCAATCGAAAATCAACCCATTTAATGATGAACGTCACGTGGAAGTTCAAGTGAAAGATGTCTCCTTCTCTTATAACGGTGAGAATACGGTGCTCGATCACTTAAGTTTAACCATTCCTGCCGGACAAAAAGTCGCCCTTGTGGGGGCAAGCGGTGGGGGTAAATCCACCCTCATCCAATTGTTAATCGGTGTTTATCGGCAAAACTCTGGCACCATTCGTTACAATGGTGAAACCACAGACGATATTTCGTTTGATGTCATTCGCGATAAAATTGCGGTGGTATTACAACAGCCCGTACTCTTTAACGATACCCTACGGAACAACCTTACCTTAGGAAAAGATTACACCGAGCAGGCCTTATGGAACGCTTTAGACGTAGCACAGATGAACGATGTTATTAAGCAATTAACTAAAGGGTTAGATACGCAAATCGGTCGAAATGGCATTCGCCTTTCTGGTGGGCAACGTCAGCGTCTCGCTATTGCTAGAATGGTGTTATCTGACCCTCAATTTGTCATTCTTGATGAAGCTACCTCCGCCCTTGATACCGCAACAGAAGCGGCACTGCATCATGCTCTGAGTGTGTTCCTACAAGGACGCACAACATTAATTGTTGCGCACCGTCTGTCTGCAGTAAAACAAGCGGATCTCATTTATGTATTAGAAGATGGCAAAGTGACTCAATCGGGCACACATGGAGAACTGGTCAATCAAGAGGGCTTATACCAAACTCTTTATGGTACAGTACAATCTTCACAGTAAATTGATACCCCATATGGGGGGCGACACAGCAACTTACTAAGTGACATTGTCACTTAGTAAAATTAACTACGGACACTGCTTTGCGCAAGAAAGAAACACCACTATATCAATCCTTTACACCTATAAACACCACGATTCGTTTGTGTCAAAGTTGCGACTTACCCGTTGACAGTCTTGAACTTTCATGCGGAAACAATGCGTATTGCCCCCGTTGTGGCACACAGTTAAGCCGTGGAGGCAGTCCATCGCTATCGGGTAACCTTGCACTTGCCATCACCAGTTTGCTGCTTTTCATCCCCGCCTTTATTTTCCCATTTATTTCGATACATTTACTGGGCGTTACATTTAGTGCCACAGTCCCCGAAGGGGCGTGGAATCTAATGCGGCATGGGTTTCCCCTACTCTCTATATTGGTACTATTTTGCAGTGTCATCGCACCAGTTGTACTTTGTGCAGCACTAGTCTTATGTCACTTTGCTCTGCGTAACCATTGGTTTAGCGGAATGAAACTTGGCACCACTATTATTTATCGCCTTAAACCTTGGGCGATGATCGATGTGTTTTTGGTGAGTGTTGCGGTGGCCTGTTTTAAACTGAATGACTATGCTGACATTATCGTAGGGCCAGCCCTGTATGCGTTGATCGTTCTGCAGGTGCTGTGTGTTATGTTGATCAGCCGTGTTAGCTTGCGGCGCTATTGGGAAGCATGGCGACCAGAATACACCTTTGAGCATCAAAGCAAAGAGCGTCATTGTATCGCTTGCCATCTCTCTCAGCCCATTGGAACGCATTGTCAGCGCTGCCACCAGCCACTGCATTATCGTAAGCCGCGCTCTCTCGAACGCACTCTGGCGTATCTTTTGGCGGCAAGTGTGGCGATATTTCCAGCAAACCTCATTCCAATCTCAATTTTGATCACCAATGGGCAACGTTTAGAAGATACCATCTATTCTGGTGTGGTTTCGCTGTTTAACAGTCAAATGCCGGGGATTGCAATCATTATTTTTGTCGCAAGTATCCTTGTACCAATGGCAAAGATATTAGGGTTAGGATATTTACTATTGTGTGCCCATTGGCGTAAAGAAGGATTTCAACGTCAACGGATGAAAATCTATTTTGTAGTCAAACTGATTGGCAAATGGTCAATGCTCGACCTTTTTGTTATTTCAATTATGTTAACCTTAGTCGACCGTGGTCAGATCCTTGATTTTGTGCCAGGACTCGGCGCCGTTGCGTTTGGTTTAGTGGTTTTTCTCACTTTACTTGCCACTGAAAGTTTAGATTCTCGATTACTTTGGGATAGTCATCCCGATTCTCCTATTCATAGCAGGTCTATTAATGAACGATAATTCCTCATATTCACCTGACATTAAGCGCAGCCGTGGTATTTCTCCGCTATGGGTTTTACCCATTATTACGATGCTGCTTGCTGGATGGTTGGTCTTTAAAGCCGTTAATGATGCGGGAGAACATATTCAGATCCATTTTTCTAATGGTCAGGGGTTAGTGGCAGGTCGCACGACAATTCGCTATCAAGGGCTCGAAGTCGGTATGTTACGGGACATCAAGCTATCCCCAGATTTAGAGAGTATCTATGTTGATGCTGAAATCTATCCAGAAGCAAAGAAGCTTCTCTCATCAGACACCCAATTTTGGCTGGTAAAACCCCAAGCCAGTTTGTCGGGTATATCAGGGTTAGATGCCTTGGTATCGGGTAACTATATTGCGATTCAACCAGGCAATTTAGAAAGTTCTGACCACCCCAAGGAATATCATGCGTTAGATAACGCACCCGCTAATCAAATTTCCCACAGCGGCTTGTTATTAACGCTAAAAGCCCGAGACTTGGGCGGTTTATCAGTCGGTTCACAAATTATCTATCGCAAAATACCGATTGGGGAAGTGTTGAGTTATCAGCTTAACAAAGACAATCAGTCGGTGCTGATTCAGGTATCGATCAAAGATGAATATCAACAAATCATCACCAAACAAAGCCGTTTTTGGAATGTGAGTGGCGTTTCCGCCGATGTCGGATTTGATGGTATGGATGTACGGTTAGAAAATATGAGCGCCTTAATTGGTGGAGCGATTGCCGTGGATTCTCCCGACGGTGGCGAGCCAGTTGTGCAAAATACTCAATTTCGCCTCTACAAAGACGTAAAAACAGCTGGTCGCGGCATCCCTATCACCATTCAATTACCGGATAACAGCCAAGTCAATCCTAAAGGCTCACCGGTTGTCTATCGCGGTATCGAAATCGGTCAGGTGACGGCTATCTCCTTTAGCAAAGATCGTAAACAGCTTATCGCCTCAGCCTCAATCGAACCTGCGTTTAGCGATATGCTCAACAGTGGCACTCATTTTGTGGTAGAAGAACCTGAATTGTCGCTAAATGGGATGCGTAATGTAGCAAATCTGGTCAAAGGTAACTTCTTATCAATAAAACCAGGAAACGGTGAGCGAAGTCGTCAGTTTGTGGCTCAGCGAGCACAACTTACCGCCGACGCTCAATCCATCGACATTACCCTAAAGTCCAGCGATTCTTACGGGTTAGAAGCAGGCAGTAAAGTGCTTTATCGCGGCATTCCTGTCGGTATGGTTTCTTCAGTAACACTTGAAAATGATAACGTGTTACTGCATGTCAGTATTGAAGAACAATATCGCGCTCTTATTCGTCAGCATAACCGTTTCTACATTACAGGTACTGCCAAAGCAGCTTTAGATGAAAATGGTGTGAATCTCACCGTCCCTCCAATGAAATGGCTACTGGCTGGCTCAATAAGCTTTATTAGTGAGGGGAAAGACGGCAAAGAAGATCTTTACACACTTTACCCAAATCAATCATTAGCTGAGTTAGCCCAATTTCAACAACAAGGGTCTCAAACTATCGTAATGACATCGCATGCATTGCCGTCTGTGCAAGTTGGCAGTCCACTGCTTTATCGTAATTTGCAAGTAGGCAGCATTACCCGATACGCGTTGTCGACTAATGGTGTAACTATTGAGGCAAAAATTGACAACCAATATCAGCATTTAATCACGCCGAACACTGTGTTTTGGAACCATTCAGGGGTGAAGATTGATGCCTCTCTTGCCGGCGTTTCCGTGCAAACCGCCCCACTCCAAAGCCTAATAAAAGGCGGTATAGCCTTCGATTCAATTAAAGGAGTCGACAATAAAACAGGTAAACAGTGGCGACTGTATGATAGCTACCAGCAAGCCAGCCAACACGGTCGGGAAATCACATTAACCAGTCACACCAACCCTGGCGTGAAAGTGGGCACCGCTCTTGAGTATCAAGGTATTAAAGTGGGTGAGATCAATCAGATAACACCAAACTTTGCTCAAAACAGCGTTACCTTTACGGCGGAACTCAATCCTCAATACGCCGATGCGATTGCTAAGCAAGGCTCAGTATTTTGGCTGCAAAAAGCTCAAGTGAATCTACAAGGGATTGATCATATCGATAAGTTGTTACAAGCCAGTATTGCCGTACAACCGGGCCAAGGCGTGGCTCTTGCCCACTTTGTTTTACACAAGCAAGCACAGCAACCTAGCGGGGTTCGGTTTGTGTTGCAAAGTCGTTCACGCGGCTCTGTTGTGGTTGGTACCCCAGTGTTGTATCGCGATATTGAGGTAGGTCAGGTGGTGGATGTACGGCTCGGCGAGCTGTCAGATCGCGTCATCACAACCATCAACATTGCCCCTAAATACGCCTATTTAATTCGCAATAATACGCTGTTTTGGAATGCTTCTGGTGTCGACGTTTCCATTGGCCTAAGTGGTGCAAATATCAAATCGGGTACTGTGGACAGTTTACTCCGGGGCGGGATAAGTTTCGCAACTCCACCAGACCTACCACTTAAACCCAAAGCACAAGCCGACAGCAGTTTTCTGCTGCATTCTGAGGTTGAGAGCGACTGGCTTACGTGGCAAACCCCAATACCGAAGCCGTAAAGCCAATTCAATCGATATCATTCGCGTACTTTTGCCTAAAACCACCCATTGCGGTGGTTTTATTTTGCCTGGATAAGCCTGCCACCCAGCTTCGTTTTAGGTATAATGCGCGCCAAGTTCAGTAATCGAGATACCATTTTGCATTCCAATATCCAACTTCCAGATGCTTTTATCGCTGCGATGAAAAACATCATGCCAGCTTCCCTCTCTATGGATGAGTTTATTGCTGCCTGTCAGCGACCTCTGCGCAAAAGTATTCGTGTGAACACGTTAAAAATCAGCGTTGCCGATTTTATGCAACGAGCACAACACAAAGGCTGGCAACTTGAGCCCGTACCTTGGTGCGAAACAGGCTTCTGGATTGAGGCAGATGAATCTCAAGTACCACTAGGCAATACCGCAGAGCATATGGCTGGGCTTTTCTATATTCAAGAAGCCAGCTCAATGATGCCACCAGCAGCACTATTTCTAAACGAAAACGATCAATTTAGTGCGGTGCTTGATACTGCCGCAGCTCCCGGTTCTAAAACCACCCAAATTGCTGCATTAATGAATAATGAAGGCGTGTTGGTAGCCAATGAATTTTCTGCAAGCCGCGTTAAAGTACTGCATGCCAATATTGAACGTTGCGGTGTTCGTAATGCCGCATTAACAAATTTTGATGGCCGAGTATTTGGCGGTTGGTTACCTGAACAATTTGACGCAGTTCTACTCGATGCCCCTTGCTCAGGCGAAGGAACCATTCGTAAAGACCCAGATGCAATGAAAAACTGGAGTATGGATTCCATCCACTCTATTGCTCAAACACAAAAAGATCTTATTGAGAGCGCGTTCCAAGCCTTAAAAGTTGGTGGCGTGATGGTGTACTCCACTTGTACGCTCAGTGTTGAAGAGAACCAGCAAGTCTGCAGCCATCTTAAAGACCTTTATGGTGACGCCGTCACGTTTGAATCCCTAGAGGCTCTGTTTACCGACGCACACAAGACACTGACACCGGAAGGCTTTCTGCACATTTTCCCTCAAGTTTACGATTCTGAAGGGTTCTTTGTTGCCAGAATCAGAAAAAATGCCTCAGTACCCAATCCTGAAGTGAAGAAAAAACTAGGCAAGTTCCCATTCGAAAAAGCCGCTAAAAAAATCGACCAAGCCATTCGCGAGCAATTAAACAACACATTAGGTATTGAGTTGCCAGCAACGGGCCAGATTTGGCTAAGAGACAAAGATGTGTGGCTGTTTCCAAGTGCTTTAGAGCCAATGCTGGGTGAACTTCGCTTTTCTCGTATGGGAATCAAGATTGCGGAAACCCACAAACAGGGGTATCGCTGGCAACATCAAGTGGCAACCTGCCTAGCAAAATGGAATGCGGATCACGGCGTTGAACTAAATACAGAACAAGCTCGAGAGTGGTTTATGGGCCGCGACATTCGTCCTGAACAAGCCGCTGGTAAAGGTGAAGTGATCGTCTGTTATGGTAACGATGTGATTGGATTAGGGAAATGGGTTGGGAACCGCGTTAAGAATGGCCTACCACGTGAATTGGTGCGTGATAAAAACCTATTTTAATCGCCCTTATACCCTAGCGACTTCCCCGTGATCGAAGTCGCTATTTTGGCAGCCTGTACTAAACTTGAGTTTAAGAAACAACGCTTCTTCGTATTAGCGCAGGCTCTTAGGAGCCATTCCCCTAGGCCCTTAACCGGCAAGGTTACGGGCCTCTTTTTTTCTGGGGTATTAGGCAAATTTAGTCAGCTTTGACCAAACGAATCCCATCAGCTTCAATCACAAGTAAGCCTTGCTTATAAAGGGAACCAATGGTCTTTTTAAACGTCCCTTTACTGGTACGGAATTCAGCAAAAATCGCTTCTGGAGAAGACTTATCAGATAAAGGAAGAAATCCCCCTTTCTTTTCTAAGGCTTCAATGATTTTAGAACTTAAATCGTCCATTTTAGCGGTGCCGACTTTTTGCAGAGCTAAGTCAATTTTTCCATCTTCACGAATGTGTTTTATGTAGCCCTTAAGCTTTTTGCCAATAAACAGCTTACCAAATACATCCGATGGAAAAATCATACCCCAGTGACGACCATTAATGATCGCTTTAAAGCCTAATTCAGACCGCTCGGCAATGATCAAATCCACCTGCTCGTTACGGGTATAACGCGCGGGAGTTTTATCCAACCACTTATTGAATTTGGTGGTTCCAACAATGCGTCCTGATGCTTTGTCTGTGTATACATAAACGAGGATATTCTGTCCTACAGACAAACGACCCCGTTGTTCACTAAATGGTATCAGCAGATCCTTGCCTTTGATTCCCCATCCGGCAAATGCGCCTGTGCTATTTACGCCTTCGATTTTCATCAAGCCCCACTCGCCTACTTTAGCGACGGGTTGCTCCGTTGTAGCGGCGATTTGGTTTTCAGAATCGAAATAGAGAAACACATCCACTTGTTGACCAATCTCGATACCTTCAGGAACGAAACGATTTGGTAATAAAGTGGTGCCATACTCTCCAGCATCTAGAAAGACGCCAAATTCAGCGATTTTAACTACTTCCAGGCGGTTAATTTGACCTACATTAATCATCTAAAACTGTCTCACATCAAATTTGCAGAGATTATACGTTATCTCTGTTATGCTTTCTCTAAAGAAAAGAGAAATTTATAAGTTTTTGGGGAGTTTTCTTTGATCACGGTAGATAAGCATGATGCAGTGACGCTAAAAATGGCCACACAAGTATCCGAGAGTAAAGAACTCGATCTTGATGTGTATCTGTTTGTCCCCGGTGAGTTAGGCCTTGGGCCAGATATTCTCTCTGAAGTGGAATTTTATCTCAGTTCCATCCATCAAAAACGTGCGTATTACAGTAACCAAATGCATTTGCCTTTGGTACACAGCCGGCTAGCCCAACGCGGCGGCTTATCCAGCACACAATATCGTGTCAGCTTAAGTTTGTATGCGTATCAATATGTTGTCGCACTTGATAAAGCGGTTAATAATATCAAAACAACCGATGAGGCGGATCTTTCCGATGAAGTCGATACTGTTATCGAATTATCAATAGATATTCTTAAGCGCTTACGCCGCACTATTCCTTACGACGAAAGCTTAAAACGCTACTATGCCAATATCGACAACTATCTTTCGTGGTACACCGAACAAAAGTTTCTCTCTATCGTTTCTGGCTTACCGCGAGATCGCGATTACGCGACCATTAAAGAACGCTTGATAACACTAGCAGAAAAAGAGCAAGCTCACCGTGCGCTTAACCACTACAACAGTGACAAAGCCGACAACGACATTACACGCCTGAGTAATAAAATGCGTTTATTACGCCGCTTAATTGAGCACCCTATCGTGCTCAATGAAAAGATCATCTCTCTCGGTAAAAATGTTCAACGAATGGTCAAAGGTGGCGCAACTGGCTTTATCATGATTTTTGTGACCATTTTAGCGGTTACCGCTCGTGATTACCTCGGAGAGATCACCGCCTCATTTATTATCGCCATGTCGATACTCTATGCGATTCGGGAAATATTTAAAGATGAAATGCGCGAATGGCTCTGGCGGTGGGTGCGTAAAGGCAAACCAAGATGGCGTCGCCACTATTTTGACCCTAGTACCAATAAACAAGTTGGACAAAAATACGAATGGCTAGATTACACTAAGTTAGCAGAGCTGCCTGACACCATTCAGGCCATTCGCAAAAAGCGCATTGTGCAAAGAGAAGAGCAGATTTTACACTATCGCTCTAAGGTCACTATGAGTACATCACGCTTTTTAAGTGGCTATGAACAAACCAAAGAAACCATGTTGTTCGACCTACGTGCCATCACTCGCCTGATGGATAAAGGCTCAAACAAGATTTATGTGCTTAATAAGGGACAAGTCAG
This genomic window from Vibrio tritonius contains:
- a CDS encoding GAF domain-containing protein, with the translated sequence MNIEQYQRLTKQAVSLVESEPNLIANLANVSALLNMELEDLNWVGFYLMDNDELVLGPFQGLPACVRIPVGKGVCGTAVSTNSVQRIYDVHEFEGHIACDAASNSELVIPFSINGKVAGVLDIDSPSIGRFSEIDQQGLTNLMTEVENLLNSHANNA
- the prc gene encoding carboxy terminal-processing peptidase, which encodes MKCRSKLTLIAASVWLAAFSAEAVEATIHESDLPVLAPQAQHEIASKRVTSRFTRSHYKHFNLDDAFSKKIFDRYLNMLDYNHNIFTQADIDSFKTWSMELDDQLKAGENQIAFDLYNLSEKKRFERYQYALSLLDHEIKFDTDESIELDRSEEAWPKSVAELDDLWRKRVKYDALNLKLAGKEWPEIKKTLTKRYDNAIKRLTQTHSEDVFQMYMNAFARSIDPHTSYLSPRSAEQFQTEMNLSLEGIGAVLQDTDDYTVVRSLVKGGPAEKGKQLAEGDKIIGVGQDGEKIVDVVGWRLDDVVQLIKGPKGTKVNLQVIPEGKDAKSHVVTIVRDKIRLEDRAVKSKIMKQGGKQIGVLEVPSFYVGLAKDTDKLITDLKAKHVDGIVVDLRDNGGGALTEATALSGLFITSGPVVQVRDSYGRVNVNSDTDGKESYTGPMTVLINRYSASASEIFAAAMQDYGRAVVVGENSFGKGTVQQHRSLNHIYDLFDQPLGYVQYTIQKFYRINGGSTQNKGVVPDIPFPTPIDPKDTGESVEDNALPWDSIDKANYQPVQDESKLIVELTAQHKQRIAKDREFGFIAQDIAKYKAEKDDNTLSLNEKVRKQQSEEADQLRLSRINEREKAAGKATFKTLQDVPKDYQAPDAYLDEAVDITVDMVNDQK
- a CDS encoding ABC transporter ATP-binding protein, which produces MTYSSDTINGSWLITQAKRHKSKLILANIIALLATAVSVPVPLLMPLMVDEVLLDKPGKGLALMNQVLPGAWQTATGYIFFTLFLVVLMRTIGQLLNILQNRQFTLVSKTITYQMRCKMIDKLGRISIKQYETRGSGGINAHLITDIETIDQFIGTTLSKFLIGLLTVTATAAVLLWLDWRLGLFILLVNPVVLYFSRKLGSNVKSLKKRENQAFETFQSRLVETLDGIYQLRAANREREFLHRLKAQANDVRINADKYAWQSEAAGRLSFLLFLMGFELFRAMAMLMVLFSDMTIGQIFAVFSYLWFMLSPVQELLGIQFSWYGAKAALKRINDLLSLEEEHRPQSKINPFNDERHVEVQVKDVSFSYNGENTVLDHLSLTIPAGQKVALVGASGGGKSTLIQLLIGVYRQNSGTIRYNGETTDDISFDVIRDKIAVVLQQPVLFNDTLRNNLTLGKDYTEQALWNALDVAQMNDVIKQLTKGLDTQIGRNGIRLSGGQRQRLAIARMVLSDPQFVILDEATSALDTATEAALHHALSVFLQGRTTLIVAHRLSAVKQADLIYVLEDGKVTQSGTHGELVNQEGLYQTLYGTVQSSQ
- the rsmF gene encoding 16S rRNA (cytosine(1407)-C(5))-methyltransferase RsmF, producing the protein MHSNIQLPDAFIAAMKNIMPASLSMDEFIAACQRPLRKSIRVNTLKISVADFMQRAQHKGWQLEPVPWCETGFWIEADESQVPLGNTAEHMAGLFYIQEASSMMPPAALFLNENDQFSAVLDTAAAPGSKTTQIAALMNNEGVLVANEFSASRVKVLHANIERCGVRNAALTNFDGRVFGGWLPEQFDAVLLDAPCSGEGTIRKDPDAMKNWSMDSIHSIAQTQKDLIESAFQALKVGGVMVYSTCTLSVEENQQVCSHLKDLYGDAVTFESLEALFTDAHKTLTPEGFLHIFPQVYDSEGFFVARIRKNASVPNPEVKKKLGKFPFEKAAKKIDQAIREQLNNTLGIELPATGQIWLRDKDVWLFPSALEPMLGELRFSRMGIKIAETHKQGYRWQHQVATCLAKWNADHGVELNTEQAREWFMGRDIRPEQAAGKGEVIVCYGNDVIGLGKWVGNRVKNGLPRELVRDKNLF
- a CDS encoding paraquat-inducible protein A, with product MRKKETPLYQSFTPINTTIRLCQSCDLPVDSLELSCGNNAYCPRCGTQLSRGGSPSLSGNLALAITSLLLFIPAFIFPFISIHLLGVTFSATVPEGAWNLMRHGFPLLSILVLFCSVIAPVVLCAALVLCHFALRNHWFSGMKLGTTIIYRLKPWAMIDVFLVSVAVACFKLNDYADIIVGPALYALIVLQVLCVMLISRVSLRRYWEAWRPEYTFEHQSKERHCIACHLSQPIGTHCQRCHQPLHYRKPRSLERTLAYLLAASVAIFPANLIPISILITNGQRLEDTIYSGVVSLFNSQMPGIAIIIFVASILVPMAKILGLGYLLLCAHWRKEGFQRQRMKIYFVVKLIGKWSMLDLFVISIMLTLVDRGQILDFVPGLGAVAFGLVVFLTLLATESLDSRLLWDSHPDSPIHSRSINER
- the proQ gene encoding RNA chaperone ProQ → MENTEKLKNSKEVIAYIAECFPKCFTLEGEAKPLKIGIFQDLADRLNDDPKVSKTQLRAALRQYTSSWRYLHGVKPGAVRVDLDGNESGALEQEHVEHAQAALAESKARVEARRKEQNKKAREEAKAKSPKAKKPQQPRRPQAKSAPKAEKPVETRSLNADEVIVGKQVNVNMGKGNMAATIVEINKEDVRVQLGNGLQMVVKVEHLRA
- a CDS encoding MlaD family protein codes for the protein MNDNSSYSPDIKRSRGISPLWVLPIITMLLAGWLVFKAVNDAGEHIQIHFSNGQGLVAGRTTIRYQGLEVGMLRDIKLSPDLESIYVDAEIYPEAKKLLSSDTQFWLVKPQASLSGISGLDALVSGNYIAIQPGNLESSDHPKEYHALDNAPANQISHSGLLLTLKARDLGGLSVGSQIIYRKIPIGEVLSYQLNKDNQSVLIQVSIKDEYQQIITKQSRFWNVSGVSADVGFDGMDVRLENMSALIGGAIAVDSPDGGEPVVQNTQFRLYKDVKTAGRGIPITIQLPDNSQVNPKGSPVVYRGIEIGQVTAISFSKDRKQLIASASIEPAFSDMLNSGTHFVVEEPELSLNGMRNVANLVKGNFLSIKPGNGERSRQFVAQRAQLTADAQSIDITLKSSDSYGLEAGSKVLYRGIPVGMVSSVTLENDNVLLHVSIEEQYRALIRQHNRFYITGTAKAALDENGVNLTVPPMKWLLAGSISFISEGKDGKEDLYTLYPNQSLAELAQFQQQGSQTIVMTSHALPSVQVGSPLLYRNLQVGSITRYALSTNGVTIEAKIDNQYQHLITPNTVFWNHSGVKIDASLAGVSVQTAPLQSLIKGGIAFDSIKGVDNKTGKQWRLYDSYQQASQHGREITLTSHTNPGVKVGTALEYQGIKVGEINQITPNFAQNSVTFTAELNPQYADAIAKQGSVFWLQKAQVNLQGIDHIDKLLQASIAVQPGQGVALAHFVLHKQAQQPSGVRFVLQSRSRGSVVVGTPVLYRDIEVGQVVDVRLGELSDRVITTINIAPKYAYLIRNNTLFWNASGVDVSIGLSGANIKSGTVDSLLRGGISFATPPDLPLKPKAQADSSFLLHSEVESDWLTWQTPIPKP